GTTTTAAAATCTGGCCGTCTTTTGTGCCGGGTTTTATTTTCAGCTTAATCGTCTGGTCATTAATTTTGAACAGCCTGGTTGTGCCGTGATACGCTTCTTCCAGAGAAATTTCAAGCTCGGCATGCACATCCTGACCCGGCATTGCATAGGATTGGGCATAGTCCGACCCGAATGGAGAGCGCTTTCTGCCGCCAAAAAAGGCGCCGAAAATGTCATCCCCAAAGCCGCCTCCAAAGGCGTCGCCAAAGATGTCGCCAAAGGCAAATTCATAATGGCCATTATTATCCGAGCCAGCAAAGTTGTAGTGCTGCTGTTGCTGATACTGCTGGTACTTTTCGTACTGCTGGCGCGTCTTCTCATCCATTTGTTCAAATTGTTTCCAGTTTTCTCCATAGCGATCGTACAATTTTCGTTTCTCGGGGTCTGTTAAAACAGAATGGGCCTCATTGATCTGTTTAAACATCTCCTCCGCCTGCTTATCGCCAGGATTTTTATCCGGATGATATTTTGCCGCCAGCTTTCGATAGGCTTTTTTAATCTCTTCGGCGCTGGCCGTCTTGCTCACTCCTAATATTTCGTAGTAATCTTTTTTCATTTCCAATTCACCTCCTTACTTTTTTTCTCTCCTAGAGTTCTGCAAAATGCACATACATGTCATTTCGAATTCCGATTTATCGGGATGAGAAATCTTCTAACTTCAACAAAAACAAAAGATTTCTCGTCGCTCCGCTCCTCGAAATGACACTAAAATTTACATTTTGCAGAACTCTATTTTTCTCTCCTGCAAATATGCAAAAGGCCGACTGAGCTGCCGGCCTTTTGCTTAATGAGGAGGAGTATGTGCGTTTTTAATTATTTGGTTTTAACCTCAATCTTTTTGGCCTTCCGTTCCGATTCCGGTTTTTTCGGTAAGCGCACTTTTAGCACGCCGCGTTTGAATTCGGCTTCCACCTTATCCGGATCAATCTCTGCCGGTAGAGGAATATCGCGATGGAAACTGCCGTAAGAGCATTCACGACGATAGAAGTTACCTTCTTTTTCCTCTTTTTCTTCTCTCTTTTCGCCGCGCAAAGTCAACACGTCGTCAGAAATGTTGATTTCAATATCCTCGGCATCCATGCCCGGCAGCTCTGCCGTAACGATGATCTCTTTGTCCTTTTCCTTTACATCCACGCTGGGGACAAAAGAACCGCTCACATCGCCGAAAAAGCGATCCGAAGTAATTTCGTTAAAAAAGTTGTCAAAGATGCGGTTTATCTCTTTTTGCAAGCTGTAAAATGGGCTAATCCATTCTTCGCGACGCACAGGCACATTCTTTTTCAGAAAATTGCCCTGAATCAGATCACGAATTGCCATAACTCCTCACCTCCTTTCACTGCAGGTTATTTAACCTTAACCTGAACTTTTTTAGCTTTCACCGGTTCAGCCTTCGGCAAGGTCACGGTCAGAACACCATTGTGATATTCTGCTTCAATCTTGTCCACGTCGATGTATTCGTTTACCGTAAAAGAACGTTCGTAATCGCCCAGATCGTATTCGTTGTAAACCAGTTCGTAACCTTCGGGAATATCGTAGTTTACCTGACCACGCAAGGTCAGCACATCATTGTCCAGCGTTACATCAATGGTCTTCTCATCCACGCCCGGCATTTCGGCTACCAGAATAATGGCCTCGTTGGTTTCATAAATATCCACTGCCGGGGCGAACACTTTGCGATCACGGGTTCTTTCAACTTTTTCTAATTTATCGCTTTCACGTTTTTGCAGTGTTTTTTTGTCTGCCATAGTCCTCACCTCCTTTCATTAATTATTTGCTTTTTACCTGAATTTTGCGCGGTTTGTCGGCTTCAGCGCGCGGTAAAACGATGGTCAGAACGCCTTTTTCAAAATTGGCTTCTACTTTGTCGTTTTCTACCGCATAAGGCAACGAGATGGTGCGCTGAAAGCTATCCACATCGATTTCCTTACGATGGAAGGTAACATCCTTTTCAGGTTCAGGCAGTTTACGTTCTCCCTTGATGTGTAATTCGTCATTCAGCACGGTAATCTCCAGTTTATCCGGATCGAAACCGGGTAATTCGGCCGTAACAATCGCCTGGTCGTCTTTAACCCACATGTTGATGGCCGGATAGCGACGAACGGCAACACGGCTGAATGTATCACGGAACAGACGGTTCATCTCGTCATGAATGCGATCCAATTCGCGCCATGGATCTACCTGCCACATTCTTGCTAAGGTCATGGTTCATCCCTCCTTTCTTGATTGTTTTCGTTTTCGCCTTTTAACAATACAAACCTCGTGCCACAACCGTTAATTTCTGTATTATCAACAAGTTCTAAGTTTTTTTAAAATATTAGAGCTAATTGAGCGCTTGACAATATGACAGCGATTTTGCAAAAATTAAAGAAAGGTGTGAAAATATGACAAGTCGGAGACGGGGGGGAATAATGTAAGAGTTTAAGAGTTTATGGGTTTAGAAGTTTAGGATACTTCCTTCAAAAAATGTAATGTCTTAGCGTGCGAAATTTTTTGTGCTGCTGTATTGGTTGAATAGTTAATTAGTTGAATGGTTGAATAGAAATTTATAAATGCGCAAATATTGAACATCATTGGAGAAAAATTTCCAACGAACAGTTCTTCCTACTCTCCCAGACTCTTTTTCTTGGAAAGGGGGTGAGGGAAAGAAAAACTTTATAAAAATACATTGTCTTTGACTTCTGGGACAGCCCCAGAGAGCAGGGGGGCAATTGAAACTATTTTTAACTTAAAACATTCTTTGTGCCTTTTGTGAATTTTCTGTGCGCTCTGTGGTTGTTTAAATTCCTGCGGGAATGTTTTTGTTTGCTGGTATGCTTTACTACAATTAAAAATTATCACACGAAGTGGGAGGCTGTGCCCGAATTACGGATTACGAATAGTAGAGTGCCGGTTTGCTTAGCTTGCGTCTTAAATGTTAAATAATTTTCAGCGATTATTGGCGTAATCTGCGAGAAAATTACTTTGCGCACGTTGCGGTTGATTTTGGTTGCGGCTACGCTGCCTTAGGGGTAATTTTTGAACCTTGATTAGTCGGATTGTTGGATTGCCTTGATTCAGTGCTGTGCGCCATAAAAAACTTACACACAATTGTAAAAAGAAATTTTCAAAGTAAAAACGTTAACTCTTGTTAATCCTGTAATCACGAAAATCATGGTTCAAAAGGGCGGTTTGAGATCAGCCGACTGTTTAGCTGTGGAGCTGCTAATCATGCCTGCCCGGGTAGAGTGGGCGCCGCTTTAAAAGCTTAATCGCCATTAAAAGAAAAAATCATCATCAAAGAATCGGCGCAACAGGTAACGACGCAGCCTTTCAAAATATCGTAGTTCTTCCTCCAGAATCGAATCAAAATTCCCGGCCCCTGTCTCCTTTCTGGGAATAAGTGGTTCTGGCCTGCCTCGCCATGTACTCTTCATACTCTTTTTACCGGATTTATCGTAACCTACCACGTTCACTTTTATTGTTTCCCCTAAGTTTTCATTGTAGGTTTTACGCTTTTGCGGATCGATTAACGTATGGTATGCTTCATTGATCTCCTTAATCTGTTCATCTTCTTCACAGCGCCCGGTCTTATCAGGGTGGTGTCTCTTTACCAGGTCGCGGTATGCCGATTTTATTTCCCGCGTTGTTGCCGTTCTTTTTACGCCCAGTATTTTGTAATAGTCCTTCATTTTTAATCCCGCGATTCTTCCCATTCCTTTTATTAATATAGATATGAGCCATTCCCCTTAAAGTTACATTAAATCGGCCCTTTCATACCTTAAGAAAACTTTTCTCTTAAAACACAAAATAAAAAATACCTAAAAAATTTTCCTGCCAAAAGACTGCCGCGCTTTTATTTAGCAAAATTTTTATTCTGCCTACAGAATACTGCATGCCTAATAGGTGTCCGGCATAGAGGTATTATTCGGAGTTGAAATTTTATTAACGTTAACTTATTTCCCTACCGCTTTACCCATTCCCAATTTGGTTGCCCTGTGGGCCTGCCCTGGTGGCGTGTTTTTTAGAATAATTCCTTCGTAGCATCTAGTCCCGCCCTTTCGGGATTCGAAAATTTTTGTGCCGCAGAAATGGTTGATTAGTTGATTAGTTGAATGGTTGAATGGCAACTGTCCACGTTCAGCGTTAATCTCTCCCAGACTATTATTCTGGAAGAAGGGGGGGGGCGGGGAGTGAGGGCTATTGTAAAATTTTTCCTATTTTTTTATAAACATTCATTTAATATCGCTTTTAGGACAGCCCCGGGAGCAATTGGATTTGCTTAACTTTTCTCTCAAAATAATTTGTTTAATCTTTTTCTGCGATTATTTTCGTAATCTGCGAGAAAATTACTTTGCGCACGTTACGGTTGATTTTGGTTGCGGCTAGGCTGCCTTAGTTGATTAAATCAAAGATTTTCTTTTAGTGAAATTAATTGTTCCCTGTACCTGCGCCATTTTTCTTCTAATTGGAAATTACGCCTGCCGCGCTTCTGGTAACCGGAAATTAAAACCTGCAGCTTTTTTAAAACCTCCTCCAGAGCGGCCTGCCGCAAATCTGGCGGCAGGTTGTTTTCTTTTAAATGTTTTTCGATAGCCAATACACGATAGTAGTCCATACCCCAATATTTTCTGGACAATTGATCTTCGTGTCCGCCATACTTTACGATGCCCGGCCTGGAATCGAGCCCAATCGGGAACAGGCGCGCCACACGCAACCACAAATCGTAATCTTCGCAAACAGGAAAATTCTCGTCAAACAAACCGACCTTTTTAAAAACGGATTGATGAATGACCACCGCCGACGGTGAAACAATGCACAGCGGAAGGGACTGCCTGAAGATCCAACCACCGTATTTTTGATGCTTCTTTTTGGGATTCACCCGCTTGCCATGCCGAATCCAGATTTCCTGTGATTGAAAAATCAAATATTGGGGATGGCTCTCATGGAATTCGCGGGCCATGGCCAGCTTTTCAGGCAGCCACTCATCATCGCTATCCAGCAGGGCAATCCACTCTCCCCGGGCCAGCCGAATACCGGTGTTGCGCGCAGCCGATACCCCTTTGTGCGGCTGATTAACGACGGTGATCCGCGTGCCAAACTTCTCCAGAATGCGGGGCGTTTCATCGGTTGAGCCATCGTTAATCACCAGAATTTCATGGGCGGCTTCCGTTTGCGCCAGCACCGATTCGATGGCGCGCTTCACCATTTGTGGTCGGTTGTAAACCGGAATGATTACGGATATTTTCATTTTTCAATTTGTAAAATGGATTTTAGTGTTTCGAATAAAATTAGACTCACGCTTTTAAAATTCTTTTTAAACTGCATATTGGCCGCGCTATCGGCCAGGTCGCTTACGCCTTTAAGCGCAAAGCACTCGATGTGCCGCTCATGGCAAAGCGCTGCCAGGTAAAAACTTTCCATATCCACCAGGTCGGTTTTAAACTGTTCCCGAAATTTGTTTTTTTCTCCACCGTCGGTCAGGGCTTTGGCAACCGTTAACAAACTGGCCCGCGCAAGGCGCCCAAAAGTCTCCGGTACGGGGAGCGCCAGTGTTTGTGAACTGCCGGCATGAATAATTTTTTCAATCGCAAAAACCTGGCCAATGCTGACTTGCGCATTTAGTGCGCCGGCAAAGCCCATCAATACAACCTGCGACGGCCGATACCGTTCAAGATACGCTTTAAAAGATTGAACGGCGCGCTGTTCCCCGACTCCCACACGCAAAAGATCAAAATGCCTGTAGCGCCGCAGCGATCCTGCCCCGCAGGGCAAGGCTTCAACCCGCGGCATGGCATGGATGATCGGTTCTGTTTCTGCGCGTAACGCGCTGACAATGGTTAACATGTAAAGAAATTAGGCTGGCTAAAGGTGGAATGCAATAGAAGAACAAAAAAGTGAGTAAATCTTTATTTAAATATATGGGGTCAAAAGATTTCTCTCTTCGTTCGAAATGACAAATCACGCTTTAATGACAAATTAACCTTTTTAGAGAGAATTCATTGATAAAACATCTGTAAAATTCCCTGTAAAATGGGGCGGCCTTTCCTGGCCACTATTTCCTTCATCTGCTTTAAAATATCTCTGGCCACATCATACGCCATGTAAACAAAAGGAATGGCCATCAGCACAAAAATCAGGGTCGAAAAGAATGTTTTCATCACGATCCTCCATATATTTTTAAATGCAAGACTTCTGCAAAACGAAAATTTTTGCGTCATTTCGAAAATCCCGTCATGCTAATTCGGGATTCGAAATGGCATGTATGTGTATTTTGCAAAACTCTGTTTAAGTGACATGTACGCAACCAATTCCCCTAAAGTTGCATTTAAAATTCCAAGGCAACAAAGCCTCACCCAAAACCAACCGCAACGCGCGCAAAGTAATTTTTTCGCTGTTTACGCCAATCATCGCAGAAAAATGATTAAACAAATTATTTTGAGAGAAAAGTTAAGCAAATCGGCACTAATTACGCCAGAGGCTGTCCCAAAAGCGATATTAAATGAATGTTTATAAAAAAATAGGAAAAAGTTTACAATAGCCCTCACTCCCCGCCCCCCCTTCTTCCAGAATAATAGTCTGGGAGAGATGAACGCTGAACGTGGACAGTTGCCATTCAACCATTCAACTAATCAACTAATCAACCATTTCTGCGGCACAAAAATTTTCGAATCCCGCCCGTGATGACCGAATCTTTCAAGGGAAGTATCCTAATCTGGCATAAATTTTATCTTTTCTGCGGACGTCCTGCATGAGTTAACGGTCAATACACAAATTTCAATTACAGAAAATGTTCATTTTTGCCGATACTTTTTTTTGAAAAATAAAAACAGATTGCTAACTTATTAGCTCATCAAAAATAAATATCATTAACGCTTTAACGTATGGAGTAACAGGTAAATGAAACGGCGCTTTATTCTACTTTTTCTGCTTTTAACGGTATTCAATTCGTGGGCTCTGGCGCAGGGAGGTCGTTCTTTGCCGGACGTTTTACAGGCTGTTAAAGTAAACAAGCCGCCAAAAGTCGATGGGATTTTAAACGAACCCTGCTGGCAAAAGGCGCCTAAAATTTCCAACTTTACGCAAAGGGAGCTAAACGAAGGACAACCGGCTACAGAAAAAACGGAAGTGGCTGTAGTTTATACGGCCGAGGCGCTTTACATCGGCGTTTGGTGCTACGATAGCGAGCCACAAAAGATTATTGCCAAAGAGATGAAACGCGATTTTTTCTCACGCAGCGAAGACAGTTTTGAAATTGTGCTGGACACCTATCACGATCGGCGCAACGGCTATCTTTTTGTAATCAACCCCAATGGGGCCCGACGCGATGTTTTGATTGGCGACGAAGGTAAACAAATAAATTTGAGCTGGAACGGTGTGTGGGATGTGGCTACCAAAATAACCGAAGAAGGCTGGTTTGCAGAAATTGAAATCCCTTTTTCCACTTTAAATTTTCCGGATAAAGATGAACAGATCTGGGGCATCAATTTTGAGCGCAATATTCGCCGCAAAAACGAGCAGGTACTCTGGCAGGCCTGGTCTCGCGATTACGACATCGAAATGCTCTCGCTGGCCGGTAAGCTGGTCGGGCTGCGCGGGATCACCAATCGGACGCCCTGGGAATTCAAACCATACGCCACTCTGGGGCTGCAGAATGAAAGGGACACAGGTTTTGACAACATCGCCAAGTTTGGCGGAGATGTTAATTACCGAATCACATCCAATTTAAAATTAAACATAACGGTTCATACCGATTTTGCCCAGGTGGAAGCCGACCGGGCGCGCATCAATTTAACGCGCTTTTCGTTGTACTACCCGGAAAAGCGGCAGTTTTTTCTGGAAGGCAAGTCGGTTTTTGATTTTCGCGTAGATCGTCTGGCGCAGGTCTTTTACAGCCGGCGCATTGGCCTGCATGAGGGAGAAGAAATACCCATCATCGGCGGTTTACGATTGCTGGGTAAAGAAGGCGGCACCAGCATCGGCGCTTTATCCATCCAGACGGCTAAAAAAGGCGATCAGCCATCAACCAATTATTCGGTACTGCGCATTAAGCAGGATATTCTGTGGCAATCTTATGTGGGAATAATCGGAACGGCCAGGAATGCCAGAGATACGTCCAATTATGTTGGCGGCGTGGATTTTGGCTACGCAACGTCCAGCTTTTTGGGCGACAAAAATTTACAGTTTGGCGCTGCGCTGGCCGGCTCGCGCACCGATGGCGAAAAAATGGAAGATAATCTGGGCTACAAAGTCTATTTTAGCCTGCCTAACGATTTTATTGAATACGACCTGGCCTATCGCGTGGTTGAAAAAAATTTCAATCCGGAGGTCGGTTTTTTACGTCGCAGCAACTATCGCCATTTGTACACGGAGTTGCAGATAAATCCCCGCCCATCTTTTTTGCCCTGGGTGCGCAAGCTGGAATTTAAACCGCTGGATGTGGATTACTACTGGAATAACGACACGGGCGCCCTGGAGTCCTTCGAAGCGGAATGGCGTCCGCTGGGAATTGGGCCAAAGAGCGGCGACTGGTTTGAATACAACATTCAAAGAATCTTCGATCGGCCAACCGTCGCCTTTGAACTGCATGACGGGGTGATTATTGAACCGGGCAATTACTGGAATACGCGCCATGAAATAAAGTTTTTTAGTTTCGGGGGACGTCGTCTGTTTGTTGGCAACTCAACCAGCTGGGGAGGATATTACAACGGAAAACGCACCTCCAGTTTTTTTATGACGCGCCTCAACATCAATCGCCATCTTAATTTAACTGCCGATTACGCCTTCAATTATCTTCGTTTTGAAGAAGCCGATTTTACAACCCATGAAGTGGGCGGCCGCGTGGAATATGCTTTTAATCCAAAATTGATTACTTCACTTTACGGACAATGGAACAACGATGATCAGGAAATTCTATTGAATTTTCGCTTAAGCTGGATTCCAGTCATCGGAAGCGATTTTTATTTTGTAATCAATCAGGTCTGGGATACGTCGGATTCCCGCGTGAAGCTACAGGATATTGCCATTCTCTCTAAAATTGTCTGGCGATTTGTCCGTTAAAAGCTCATTTTAGAAACGATTAAATTTTTTAACGATTGCGCCGGACTGTAATCGGGCTTCAGGTTCAGGGCCTTGTTGCAATCGGCCAGGGCTTTTGGGAAATCTTGCAAATCGAAATAGGTGAGGGCGCGCATGTGGTAGCCCTCGTGCTGGTAGGCGTCAATTTCCAGTGAATGACCGAAATCTTTTAAGGCAAGATCGTATTTCTTTAACATTCGGTAAGCCAATCCACGATTATTCAACGCTCTCAGATTCTGGGAATCGAATTTGTAAGCCTGGGTAAAATCTTTAATGGCTTTTTCGTATTCGCCCAGAACAAAATAAGCCATGCCCCGATGGTTGTAAACAATGGAACGGATGGCCGGTTTGAGCTTTTGCCTTAGCAGTTGCGAGTAAATTTGGATGGCCTTGGGAAACTGTTGTTTACTGTGAGCCTCCAGCGCCTCAAACAATTGCTTTTCAACGCTCGATTTAGAAATAATGGCCGCCGGCAGATCGATTTCTTCAAAGGCGCTGTGACCGTTCCCGGGAATAACCGAACCGTTTGGCAGCAGAATCTTTTGCGTCATGGTGTAGTCGCACTTTTCGCGCAGGGTTTTAATGGCCTTCTGGTAATCGCGAATTTCCTGAAAAATAATGTCGCTTAATGTCAACGTGGCGTTTAATGATGCCAGTTTTCGTTTGATCGGCTCGTTTAACATGGTAAAGTTGGCCTTATAAATCAACTCGTGCTCCACTTCGGCCCAGGCATCCTGCAAAATGGTTCGCAGCTGCAGTTCACAGGTGCGGCCGCTGTACGGAATAAAGCCATTAAACTGATCTTCCGGCAGTTCAATGGTCAAATGGATGGATTCGTAGCTGAATTCATTAATCGGTTTTCCCGCGCTTTTGTGTTCAATTTCAATGACCTTAAAATGACTGCGGATGATGGATTCAACATATTCAATATCTTCCAGAAAAGGGCAAATAATCCGCATGCCAATTAAGTCGTTAATGATGATGGGATTAACCTCCTTTTGACGATAGCGAATCAGTTTCTGGAAGTAGCTGTCAAACGATTTTAAGCGATATTTGATGTTAAAGTTGATGTCGGTTTTAATTAACAGTTTGCGCACCTGACGGTACAGACGATTTAAATTGTTTTCGTAATCGTGGCGGTAGCGTTCATAAAGGATTAAGAGCCGCTGGCGTTCGGAGACGGAAGGTTTTAATTGAATGCCGCTTTCCATTTTTTGAGGCTCCTTTAATTTTATACTAAACCGGGTAACGGTTAATTTAATATGAAATCAAATTAACCACAATGTTTTGACCGTGCGAACAATTTTTACGATATTTTCAAATTGATTCGCTTGTTTTTACGCCAAAGGCCCTCTTTAGTTCGTAATGGTTTTCCCATGCAATTGCTTTGCCCAATATTGCCCGTTTTCTCTTGAAAGCAATCGCTAAAATGTTTAATCTTGCGCAGGACATTAAAATGATTGAAGACAATGAACGTAAAAATCTGGTTGATTCTGTTTTTTTGCCTGACAGGAGTTCGCGCTCAAAAAAACAGCTTTTTAATTGTTGAAAAGCCGGAGTCTTTAAAGTTGCTAAATGTTTACCGGCAGGAGATGGATGAATCGGAAAAAAGACAATTGGGAAGATTTGTTCCCATGCGCCTGGGTCAGGTTACAACATTTGCGGACGGGGTAACTCAGGCTTATCGCGTAAACATTTTGAACCGCCTTTTGTATTTGTTGATCGATTCCGAAGGGCAACCCGTTAATCTGGCAAACGCCGGTTTTTCACGATGGGAGTATGGGGTACGTGTTTTACAGGACACGGTAGAAATTCAGCCCGGTTATGATTTACAGCTTTTGAATCCTAAAACCCACAAACCCATGGCCAGCCTGCAAGCCGGACAGCTGCTGGTTAGAATATTCAGCAAGCGCAATGTGTATTACGTGGCTTTGCTTTCCGATCCCCCGCGTTACGGGCAGCTAAAACGGCCGCCTGCAGGAGCATGGAAAAAGATTCGACCGGAAGTGGTGCAAAAAAACAGGACGTTTAGTAAAATGCTGCAGGAGGTGCGCTTTGTCATGCAGGCCAAAAATGAAGTGTACAAAAAGTTGTATCTCTTTTTCCGGCCGGAAAAGTCAAGCGAAATTTTACCGCAATGGAAAGTAACTGCAGAAGGCGAAGTGATCAAACTAACGTTCAACCGTCCGGAGCTTCTTGAAAAGTGGCCAAAAAGCGCGCATCTTTTGTTTCGTGAAATAAAAGCCATGGCCGAACGAAACGGTTTTAAAGTACAAAAGAAAAACGCCTTTAACTGGCACATTGGCAAATGGAGTCAACCGTGAAAAAAATACTACTGCCCCATTTGCTAAGCGCCCTGTTTGTTAGCGTTTTGCTTCTGACGCTGGCGTTTATTTTAAGGCCCGTGGCGCCTTTCTCCCGGCCCGTTTCTGACGAGCTGAAGGCCTTGCAACAATTAAACCTGAATCCTCAGGATGCTTTTCAATATCAACTGTATCACGAAATGGCGCGCACCCTGACCGGTCCGGACTCTGTTCGTTACTTCGAACTATGGCGGCAACTTGTTTCAGAGGCTGGGTCTGAGCGCCTGCTGGAACAAAAGCAATATCAGCAACGGCTGGCTTACCGCAAATCTTTTGGCAGCCTGTTGGGGATGTATGTAAAGTTTGTTTTTGTTTTCCTGATTGTCATGGCAGCAACCTATTACGGCGTTCAAACCCTGGGCCTGTATTTTTTTGTGCGGCGTCAACAAATGCGTCCGCCCGATTTTTACCGCCTGTTCTTTTTGCTGCGCCAGGGGTTGATCCGATCGGACGGCAAACTCCTTACTGACGCTCTTAGAGTACTGATTCGGATTGGCGCCAGGGCCATGTTTTTTTTACTCTTTTTTGCGCCGGCTTACGTGGTGGCCTACTCCCTTAAATCAGATTTTACTTCGCAATCGATTTTATTTTTAATCGTACTGGGCGTTTTGACCAACGGCCTGCTGATTACCTATGCCACCAAGTTTTACCATTTTTTATTGAACGAAAGCCAGAAAGGTTACGTACGTACGGCCATCGTTAAAAATTTGAGCAATGATTACCAGTTTAAAGGAAAAAACGGCATTGCGCCGCATCAAATCTTTGCTTTAAAAAAACAATTTAAAGGCCATGTGCTGCAACACATATACATGAACAGCGCTTTTCAATATGTGGCCACCTTTAAAGAGCAGGCGGCTTTTGTGATTAGCAGTCTGGTGATCATCGAAATGGCTTTAAATATTCACGGCCACCTGAGTTATGAGTTGCTACAACAACTGCTTTACCGCAATTTTGATCAGGCTCTGTACATGGTGCTCGGACTCTATCTGCTGGTCAAAGCGACGGAGATATTTACGGATTTTCTGGTTTTTAAAAAACGGCAGAGGTTTGAAAAGGGATGAATTCTATTTTAAAGATCATAAAATCGGGATTAGATTTAATTCGCCGCGCTTTCATTGGGTTGCTGCGCCTGATGGAGCGCATTACTTTGCGGGCACACACACGTCAGGCTGAAAGCTGGCTCGTCTTCTGGCTGGCTGGTCTTTCGTTTTTGTGGCTGTGGGATTTTTTCTTTTTGAACCAGCCCGCTTTTCAGGCTCTGAACCAGGCCTTTGTACACACCGTTTTTGTGGCCTTTGCGGTGGTGGTTTTTGCCTTTTTTCAGGCCTGGGGCTGGCTGATGATTGTTCACTTTTTAGAAGAAAACGAACACAAGCGCGTGTTAGCCGCCGTGCATTTCCTGTTAAATGTGGTTCGTTCCGTTCCGCAAATTGTGGGCATTCTGTTTGGCTACATTGTTTTAACCCTGTGGGTGGCAAAAGGCGCCCTGAGCCATGACGTTGAAATTCTGCTTTTAATGGCTTTGTTTATTAGTATTTTTGTTTTTCTGGAAGTGCTTGACCTGTTACGCGAGCGGATCAAATATTTTCAAAAACTGGATTTTTACAATGCCATGCGTGTTTGCGGCGTTTCCAGCTGGCGCATCATCAATTACGATATCATTTACAAAAACAGTCTTGCTCATCTGATGAACAAGGCCATTGGGGTGTTTGCCGCCGCCATTTTTTTACAATGCAGCGTGGATTTTATTATTTCCGTTGGCCTTTCCACGCAGGTCAATGCGCTTAACTTCCCGGTTACGCTGGGAAGTTTGCTGGCTACGATCGACAGTAAACAGGATATTCTGGCCATTAGCTACACTCTCACCCATCCCGGCTATTTACCCAATTTGTTTTTTAGACACTTACTGGGAATCAGTGTGGCGTTTATGATTATTTTTTCTTTGCTTAGTTTGTTTAAAATCACCAACGCGCTGGCAGAACGGTTGGAAGGATGAATTTACGCTACAAAATAGAGATCGCGACATTCAGACATCCGCTGGTAAAAGTGGAAGATTTTACCATTGAGTCTGGTAAGATTACCTTTTTGTTCGGCGAATCGGGCATTGGTAAAACGTTATTGGCCCAGACGATTTTTGGGCTGGTCAGTCCCCGCAACCTGCGCATCATAATCAATGGCCAGACTTATTTTCAATATCTGCAGTCGCAAAGATTAAAAATTTTACAACAAAACGGTTTTTACGTTTTTCAGGAACCTTCCACGCATTTAAATCCATTGATGACCCTGGAGGAGCAATTGAACGAAGGCAGCCTGGCCACCAGTGAGGACGATCGCGACATTCTGGAAAGTTTATGGGCCGCGCCGTTTGAAACGCACATCCGCCCTCTGTTGCGCATTTA
This sequence is a window from Caldithrix abyssi DSM 13497. Protein-coding genes within it:
- a CDS encoding DUF5916 domain-containing protein; translation: MKRRFILLFLLLTVFNSWALAQGGRSLPDVLQAVKVNKPPKVDGILNEPCWQKAPKISNFTQRELNEGQPATEKTEVAVVYTAEALYIGVWCYDSEPQKIIAKEMKRDFFSRSEDSFEIVLDTYHDRRNGYLFVINPNGARRDVLIGDEGKQINLSWNGVWDVATKITEEGWFAEIEIPFSTLNFPDKDEQIWGINFERNIRRKNEQVLWQAWSRDYDIEMLSLAGKLVGLRGITNRTPWEFKPYATLGLQNERDTGFDNIAKFGGDVNYRITSNLKLNITVHTDFAQVEADRARINLTRFSLYYPEKRQFFLEGKSVFDFRVDRLAQVFYSRRIGLHEGEEIPIIGGLRLLGKEGGTSIGALSIQTAKKGDQPSTNYSVLRIKQDILWQSYVGIIGTARNARDTSNYVGGVDFGYATSSFLGDKNLQFGAALAGSRTDGEKMEDNLGYKVYFSLPNDFIEYDLAYRVVEKNFNPEVGFLRRSNYRHLYTELQINPRPSFLPWVRKLEFKPLDVDYYWNNDTGALESFEAEWRPLGIGPKSGDWFEYNIQRIFDRPTVAFELHDGVIIEPGNYWNTRHEIKFFSFGGRRLFVGNSTSWGGYYNGKRTSSFFMTRLNINRHLNLTADYAFNYLRFEEADFTTHEVGGRVEYAFNPKLITSLYGQWNNDDQEILLNFRLSWIPVIGSDFYFVINQVWDTSDSRVKLQDIAILSKIVWRFVR
- a CDS encoding tetratricopeptide repeat protein, giving the protein MESGIQLKPSVSERQRLLILYERYRHDYENNLNRLYRQVRKLLIKTDINFNIKYRLKSFDSYFQKLIRYRQKEVNPIIINDLIGMRIICPFLEDIEYVESIIRSHFKVIEIEHKSAGKPINEFSYESIHLTIELPEDQFNGFIPYSGRTCELQLRTILQDAWAEVEHELIYKANFTMLNEPIKRKLASLNATLTLSDIIFQEIRDYQKAIKTLREKCDYTMTQKILLPNGSVIPGNGHSAFEEIDLPAAIISKSSVEKQLFEALEAHSKQQFPKAIQIYSQLLRQKLKPAIRSIVYNHRGMAYFVLGEYEKAIKDFTQAYKFDSQNLRALNNRGLAYRMLKKYDLALKDFGHSLEIDAYQHEGYHMRALTYFDLQDFPKALADCNKALNLKPDYSPAQSLKNLIVSKMSF
- a CDS encoding ABC transporter permease subunit — its product is MNSILKIIKSGLDLIRRAFIGLLRLMERITLRAHTRQAESWLVFWLAGLSFLWLWDFFFLNQPAFQALNQAFVHTVFVAFAVVVFAFFQAWGWLMIVHFLEENEHKRVLAAVHFLLNVVRSVPQIVGILFGYIVLTLWVAKGALSHDVEILLLMALFISIFVFLEVLDLLRERIKYFQKLDFYNAMRVCGVSSWRIINYDIIYKNSLAHLMNKAIGVFAAAIFLQCSVDFIISVGLSTQVNALNFPVTLGSLLATIDSKQDILAISYTLTHPGYLPNLFFRHLLGISVAFMIIFSLLSLFKITNALAERLEG